Part of the Benincasa hispida cultivar B227 chromosome 11, ASM972705v1, whole genome shotgun sequence genome, CGGTCGACCCTAGGTTGATTGTACTAGGAATTAAGGctgatgataaaaaaaaatgagaaaaataatttcttttcgCATATAACACAATTCAAGAACTTGCGAAGTTTCACCTAGCCATAGGTTACTAAATTGGTACCAAGTCCAAACCATAGGGGagtaaattaaaaactatacCCGACctatagaaattaaattgaaacttttaaatacaaaattaaattttgccCAAAACTTTAggtaataaatttttaaattaacttacaTTATAATTTTAGGAAAAGAAGTCTCAAAGTGATGAAAAATTGTCAAAAACAACCCTAAAGTTTTCACTTTTCAAAATTAGCACgctttttgaaaacttgttaaacTAATTTTTCTTGATCCATCTTGGAAAATTAAAACCGAGATTTTACCAATCTTTCCGAATACTAtataatcttttcaaattttctccaaattcaattatttttaccaaatcttatatcaaatttttacataattttaagGGCTGTGATTCTTAAATTTTGTAGATGATCAAAGtttgcaaataaaaaattatgatttgagaggccaaatatatagaatctcagTGTTAATTTTACCCAATATTTATATCTCCAACATCTTACTTAATTTTGGGTGAAAATGTATCTTTAAActgaaagatttgaaaaattaggtaagatttgatataaaatcggtaaagataatttttttatgtaaatctCGATGGTCGATGGACGGAGAAAAACTACtataataagtttttaaaaaaattgttaattttGAAAGATGAAAAGTTGGAAAGGCTATTCCTAACCCTTTCCCCAAAATAATGTACAATATAATGTGTGGACCCATACAACAGACTCCTGAGGAAGGGCTTGGGAGTTTAAGATACTTACGGTAGCATCCTTGTAAATATTTCGCATGAATGAATCAAATGTTTGCATAGCCAATGGGTGTTGAATCTAAACAGTAATATCGATACATCTATAATTGGGGGGCGGGGGAGGGAATTTTTGACAAGAGGATCCTATTCTGCACTGCCTACATGATAAGTAATCTCTTAGAGCTGAGGCAACTACTTCCTTCATCAATCATGTCAAATGATTATGAAACATATACACAAAAACATGAAAAGCCAAGATGTCAGGACCTATTGGTAATGAACTGTGTCAGATGCGTCCACATACTTAAAGGTAGAAGCTGCACCGAACTTCCTTACCACCTCATATTCTTCTGCAAATTCGTGGTCCTTATAAACATAATGTTTGATGCCACAACTGTGAGTTGAAGAAGGGTCATGCACACTTTTAGCTCGGCAAGGTAGGTTGGCGAGCATGCTGACTCGACCAGAATGACTAATTTCTATGGCCACTTTGTCATCTTCCACAGAAAGGGGTTGCTTCCATGGCTCCCCATCAATTCTCATGTAAGCATGGTTAATTGCACCTTTATGAAACTCGAACTGAACCCTTTTTGCCTGCATTGATAATAGGAACAGGAACAACCAACGTTAATTTCGTTCGCATCGCATCAAAGAGAGGATTTACAATGGGTGTTGGTTTGTTCTTGTGTCAGAACCTGAGCCAAttctagtttttatttgaagTTACCTGACCAAGACGAGTTCCATGTCCATTTGGAGCAAGTAGGACGAGCCCATGCCAGGCATTTCGAAAACCAACGATCTCAATAAGCCCATCATCCACATATGGAGGAGTTAGATCTCTCTGTAAGGTGAAAAAATGTGTGATATATTAATTAGAATCAGCATATCTAAACAGCACCTCGCGGtttaagaggaaaaaaagattGGAACTAACATCACGTAATTTATTTTTGCTTGGATCTCCCCAAGGATCAAGTCCACCAGAAAAACTTGGCAAATTAAGACAAATTATAGATCTGATACTGCATTTGAGATTGAAAAGGGGAAGTGTCAAAGCAtgttattccaattttttttaatgagatcAATCACTTGCACCTCAGCCATGTGCAGAAAGTAAAGATTCATATATGCCGGAATATTAAATAGCAAAATGGACAAGCAATTGGAAAACAGTTATTTTGAATCACCTTGAGGGAATTACAAGGTCCTCCCAGATACCGTCCCTCGTCATAATCTTCACGGTTGCAAGATTTGCTATGTTCCTGCATTGCATCAACTCATTCTAACTCGCAATTGAAGGCAAAAGAAGGTTGATTTAGACAAGAACTAGCAACTTGAAAGTTGATGCAAGTTGACAGACAAGAACTGGCAACTTGAAAGTTCATGTCATCGTAAACAATATGTTTATCAAACAAAAAGCAAGTGGAAATCTGATATTTTATATTGGATTTTATTGGCCATTAAACTAAGGCGGATAACATGACCCAAGGTTCAGAAATATAGGTAAAACTATCATATTtgttctttttaaataattatggaTGTTGGGGATAGTTTATGCACACGTAACTCTTATCAAGTCAAGATTATCGTGGTGTGGGATGTAACACGCTATATGTAGGTGACCATTGCCTAAATAATCGTACAAAGATGTATCAAAGACATACCTGGAAGTAGGATGGCATAAAGGAGAAACAAACCATCCTTGTTTACAAGCAATCTTCAGATATGCTTTCTGCCACAGCCAAAAGAGACAATATAACAACAAATGTATTGGTAAAGACGCctaattaaaacaattgaaGCACATGCTAACCTAGAACATTATAGATAAGCAAAACATGCAGGTACCCATCATTTAATGTTGGATGGTTATAATCATGAGACACAACATGCTAAATGTCTAGCAAGACTACTACTAGATCattgataatttaaatataaaatagattTCTTTTCGGACAATATTCTGATAGGAAGGGTATTAGAGGGATATTAAGGTCATATTGGTAATCAGCTAAGTAGTTTGTTAGGAAAGTGTGGTTATAAATGCAGTGAGTCATAGGGAAGGAGGAAAGAGAGAATATTTTGTTGAGTGGATTAGGGCTTGAGAGTGATCTCAAGAGATTAGGAGAGTCCAAGTATCTCATTACTTAGTTTATCTTGCAATTCCATTACCATTTATATTCAACAAGTTTGGGTTATCATATTCTAGTACTACAGACATCAGGAAAGGTCTTGGATTGTCAACAATTTGCAACTGCGAGGCTCCCTCCGCACTTAGAACGATCAAATTTACTTGGCACAGGAAAAATATTTAACAGTGAAAAATAATTGGTCATTTCTTGTGCAAatcttaattataaatttaagtcGTGCCAAGcttgaaaggaaaaataagtcAATACCTGATTAGTTAATTGATTCTTAAAATTTTCTGGATGCAACTTTCTCTCAGAGTGAAACGCATATGATACCTGAGCATCCATTCCTGTATAAACCATTCATCAAATTTCTGAGGAACTCAATTTGTGTATTTTTACGTATACTTGTAATTGCCAGATAAGTAAAATTGAGCTTCATCATTCTACAAGGTGTGTGCTACCATTGTCTTTTGTAAAATAGTTATCTAATCTGTTCTAATTGTCCTCCATATCAAGGTCAAGTTTCAAATTCTAGTAATACGACACCATATCATTATTAAACATTGCTATCACGGCTATGACAATGTAGGAGGGTTATGCTATAGGGCTATTCTTGAATTGTGCTTAGTCAAATAAAGCTAAAGAGCTAGTCACTTTCGCTTATTAGCTCGCTCAGTAGTTGACAGAAAGTCAAAATTATCTGTGGGGGCATGTAAAAACATCATGGCTGCAGAATTTGAACGACTTAAATCTGTCGTTGAAATCAGAAAAGTAtacatggtaaaaaaaaaataactgaTAGTGTTGGAGGCTTGCTTATCTAAACCCAGAGCTCAATCAAATGAAGCCACATGATTTAAAATCCATGAAGCCACATGATTTAAAACCCATGTTATTCAACTAAATCAGACAATCAGAAACAAAGTAAATGTCTCTACCTGAGAATTAACCTTGTTAACAATATATTTCTTATCGCATTGCATATTGATTCAGTGAATTGTAGAGTGTGTCGAAGCAAAAAAAATTCTTACCAATACTGAAGTAATTCCAAAATCCACCACGAAATACATGCCAATTGTCCTGAAAATAGCCAAAACAAGGTAAAAAGCACAGAACGCAATGTCAAACCAAAAAAGGTCACATAGTGTCCACAATGATAAGATAACCATGtttgatattaattatttttttagaaacccACCATATCCTGTCTCTTTGCTCAATCACAAAGGGTTGCACAAATTTTCAACCAAGTATTtgaagtaaaaataaataaataaatttaatggtCTAATCATTAATGAATTCATGCAAAAGGTCTTATAGAATGATTCTCAGTTGcagaaacattttttaaaaaaaagtgatttcaGTTAATCTAGCACTAAAAGACGAAGCTTTTCTGACAGTTAATTGGgtgtgaaaatattttaaatacaaTCTTCAAACACTGAATTTAATTGCCTGAATGGAACAAAATAACCCCAATAAAATGGTAGCAAACTCAAGCACAACCGCTAATGCGCAATTGAAAATCTCTAGTATTAAAGAATAACAAAAGGATAATAAGTGATAAATTCTTGCAGCAATTGAGAAATCCTAATACAGGCTTGTTTTATTTCCTAGTCTAATAGTAATTAAGATACTATCCTAAAACTCAAACTCCAATTGGAGTAAGAACTAATAAGTACTTAATGTTGCttttacaaaaataaagtaCTTGATGTTTTGAAATGCTAATTCTTAACTTCTTTTTAAATCTTGATCCAAACCAATtagttgaattgaatttatttccatTATGATGAAAAACAATGTAAAAACCTGTAGGTGCGCATTCTTGAGGTGTACAAGTACAGTTAGCTATTCTCTTTTCAATTCTTATAACTTTTCTTTTCAATCAATCCAGGAATTTAATTTCAGAGTTCAATAGGACCAATCAGAGTGTTCTTCTCCCCTCGGGTGACATTTTTATCCTTACTTTAGGTACACCATTTTTCTAGTAAAAAATTTTCGTTTCCTACTGATGGATTATGAGCATTAGTGCTTGAGTCAGAATAGTTTCAACATGCTGAACATTTAAGCAGTTGAAATAATCAAAAGATGAATTTTCATTTAACATAAGAACCAAGACGAGTTTACTATAGTTTGTTTGTCAGGCTGGATACCTGATGGAATGCATGCAAACAGTGAGGCAGTTCGAGAGGTGCAATAGAATCAGAAGAACCTTCCTTTGGACTTCGCATTCTCATGAGAATATGCCAACTGGAATGAAAAAAATTGAGTTAATGAAGTAAACAATGACAATGTCATTCTTATTAAACAGACAATTCTGTAAAAGACAGTAAACATGTGCAATGATAAAAATTGCACTATCCTAATTCTGAACACCAAAGTTTCTGATCTACAGCTATACCAAAGCAGCAGCCCCCAAAAATTGATAGAAAGTTATTGAATAAGATAATGACTAGTTGATCTAAAATGGTATAACTTGGTAATACCAGTATCATTCAACAACTATCTAAGCTTCGATCCATTAGATAACTCCTTAGTCTGCACATCCATTGGTGATGTTAGTTGAgaacttatcatattatttcAGGACGCTTTACTTGATAAAAATGTGTCACGACAATGTTTAAGTACACGTACATCCTACACCCTTACACTACATTATTGTTTGGTCATGCtagaacaaaagaaaattttaataaacatGCTTGGATTTGGATGTTTATAGACGTATTACCTATCAATCTTCATTTCTCTTGCACTCCTTACTTGACTCAAAAATGATTCAACGGATTGACTGTCTGTGCCGGGATTTTTCTTTCCCTGTAAATTAATAACAGTTACTCTTTTCAAATTCAGACTTTGATGAGTCCAGGCACCAAGAATAATGTACACAGAAAGCAGAAAGCACAACTTGGATGCGAAGCGCCTGTTTGGTTCGCAatccaaattctattttatgttttcagatttaCTGAATTAAGTGAATAAGTGTTTGAGAGACAACCCGAATTCTGTTTCTGAAAACTGTTTTCGGATTTTGTGATCCAAACAgtgtaaattctaaaaacaacatttttatgttttcattgtatcctgaatttgaattttaaaatttaaaatgcataattatattaaataatggtaaaaacatttagaaatatagtaCATATCatgttataaattcaattcaatttttaaaaattaaaatatttattatgaaatataatataaattagaataaatttcaaatttggtcCCTATGGTTAGGATAAGTTGGTCcatatggttttaaaatttagattttagttcCTATGGTTTGATAGAACTTCACATATAGCCTCTATGGTTTGTTAAGTCATTTTAAATAATCTCTACCAGAGGAATTATTTATGAaacttttatcaaatcataggggtagattcaaattaatcataAGACCTAAATTTTAACTTCTTCCAAACTATATGgacaaaaatttcaatttatcctataaattatatattattatagaataataattttacaattttttttttttacataaaacatgttcataaataaattaaaaatagtttattatcaactaatatttagtgggtaactacaactagtttgcaattatttaaattagaattcaatttcTGAATTTTACAACCAAATACAtatctgaaaacatgaaataaaacTCTGTTTTCATTTAATcccttgttttcaaattctctacCAAATAGGCCCTAAATGTCTTGCCAGGAGATAAACCATGATTGCTTTTGTCAGAGATTATACTTGATAAGACCATTAGAACATCTTCCAGTGAAACGATTAATATTCCAAAGTCAAATACTGAACAAAACATTCAAGTTGAGATTTTTTGAtccattatcattttatttaatccaGTGAATACAAAGATCATAGCTTTTAGATAACACGAGAAGAATCATTATTAAGCATATAGATGgcaaaaaatatcaaaatcacagtataataaagaaaaaaaaatatacccaTCCAAAGGAAAAGTGAAGGTTGTTTCCAGTTCCCAATGGCACAGTAGCAATTGAAGGTGGCTGAGGCAGTTTCATATCAGAAACGACTCCCAGAAGCCAGCTTGCAGTACCATCTCCACCTGCAACCTAATAATTAGAATTACATGTTAAGAGCAAGGAGCAGAGATCGGAGATAATTGACAGCTTATGGTCTCAATAATGGAAACTATAAGAGACGCTCAATCACGTATTCTCACCGGCAGACAAATACAAGAGAAATCACGACTTCACAAGTAACTCACAATTAATCTAAGATTCTTTTCGATATGTGCAGCCAAAAGATCTCCATTGTCCTTGAGCATGCCAAAGTTATGATAAAGTTGATGTAGCACCTTGTCAGGGCGACTCTCTCCCAGATCAAAAACCTGAATAAAGTTGCCTCAAATTTTAACATCCATGACCATAAAGAACTCAAAATACCAATAATATCCTGCATTAACGTAGATCAATTTACCTGATTTTTGTTGAGAAGAGCACGATATCTGACAAGGAGTTCGCCTCCAAGCTGACCGCCACTTTTGGAGTTAATGAAAACAATAACTGGACAAACAGGGAGATGGCTAACTCTTTCCACCTCTGATCCAATTGACAAAATATAGTTTGGAATGTAGAAGTCCTTCAAGTTAATCTCAGACATGAAACTCCCCATAGCTAAAAGCCTGTTGCAGAGAAAATCTTTTACAAGGTATTAATATAGTACTGAACGAACTTATGATTAAAACACCACATGCCTTACAACTCAAACTTGAGAAGTATTTCAAACTAGAAATTTCCAACCATTGTACCACTTAGTGTACTCATAAAAAGACCATTGACTTTTCCAGACGAAAAAAGGGTCGATGTTTTGACCTTTACCATATAGACGACACAAATGGAATCACTCAACAACATTTATGGTGGTCAACATTGAGTAGCTGGATAACCCCTTTGTCCACCTTGGGCAAATTATGACACAAAATATTCAGAATATACAACATATTCTCCTTCTAGAAACGAAGTCAGGAATGTAGCAAGGTGAATATCTTGCTACAAATCAATAATTGTAGGACAATTTAGGAGGTGGACATACTTCCCTTTAACTCTCTCCGCTGAACGAGACACAACATGAAAAAGAAATTCCTCCATCACTTAGAAAACGAGGGGCAGAAACTTCAATTTCCAGCAATTATAAACGTCAAAAAAACAGAAAACCCCCAAAATTAAgaatcaaaatacaaatttagtATAAACCCATATGCGTGTGATGCAGAAGTAAAGGAATTCGAccaaaataagaaagaaaaaataggtCACAATCAAGATAATGGAATCAGATGCATAGTAAAAGATAGACGATTAAGGAGACGAAAGCAAGAGACACCTTGTATACCTGGAAAAGAATTTCTTGGGGAGATTCAAGATACGAAGTGAAAGATTCAATGATAGCTTAAAACAGAAGCAATTATGGAGGGAAAATTTGTGGGTCGTTTTCGACGGTGTAACAGTAAgcaataagaagaagaaaagagaagaagaagggaaatttCTTTGCGTTTTCGTATTCCTAACATTTTCAACGAacgtaaaggaaattaaagGAAAGAGAGGTGAGAAATGGGTTCACCTGCTTTGCCTTTTTTCGTCTTAAATTATTAATCGTCTTCGCGCCAACGCCATTATCAACAGCCATTTTGAGCTTTTTTTTCAGATGATGATGGCGTCGCGTGTGGAAATTGTATTGAATTATTTGGCATACCTGACGTTGATAAATGATACGCAGAGTAAATATagcaataaaatattataacgAATAAAGTTTCCACAAAACCGAACATAAAGTTCTTCAAGGTTTCATCTAGAAAGGAAGATTAAAGTTgtcctaaaaaataataaaataaaataaattgtccCTTTGATTCCATCATATGAAAGTAAGTTTCatctaaaaaagattaaattgttgtcccaaaaactaaattaattaattatttaattaattgtaattgCTCCTAAACCTTTGAATACATAGATGATagatgttttgaattttagatGTATGATATATTTAgataatcatgtttgtttttgtAAGATTGttattgaagaatcttttgatATTTGGATTTGTTTAGTAGGATTTCTATTTGAAAATGTCTTACATTTAGATAATTTTTCAAggatattattgttatttattaattatatttatattaatttaatataattttaatttaggtaatatatttgttttttaataatttgaattttttaaattaataaaatttatattatttttattgtgtTATTTTctccaacaattttttttatataaaataaatattagtttgaatttgaatttaaatatcttaaaaaagaataaaggtAACTACCATATATCTAGAAGAATGTTAGTATATGGTTgacaatatttattaattacaaaacgcaaataaaagaaagtgatatatatatataagaaaaagggtaaaaggataaaaagaggATGCCCCAGCGTAACAATCTAGAAAATCCATATTTTAAGAAGTCATCGAAAACTATTGTGATATCTCCACATCTTACTTTATCCCAAAACATATGCGGCAATGTAGATGCCCATTCATAAGGGAATCTTTGATTCCCATGAAATAGACGACCCCTCAAACTTTAcactttgtttaaaaaataacatcAAGAGATGCAATAACATTTTTAATCTTTCATAAACATCTCGAACTATGCTTGAAGTAAATTTGGGATCTTTAACAATTACAGTAATGACTTAAAACGGTGCGAGGGTGTGACTTGTTCAGGTTTCAATTTTCATTCTAAGTTGTCATTTTTTTAGtcttaatttttttctcaacattCTAAcgaatatatagttttaaaataggACTTCTTGCAGATTTGacaaattaagttttaaaaattaggtcTATTACCCAAACTTTTTACTTTTggcaaaatggtaaaaaaaacaaGTCAAGCCCATGAATTCAAAAAAAGTACGGATATACCTGATATACCCGATATACCTGATACACCcaatacacttgatacacttgatatatCTGATACACCTGATATACTTGAAACCCTTTGATATCCCTTTATACACTACTAATATACATCTGATACACTTATACATTGTTGATATACATTTGATACACTTGAAAAAAATTCgctataattattttatatttgtttagGTTTTGTTTATTAGTTGTACTTATTTATAGGAATAGAAGTAGTTGAGggataaatagaaaaataataaatgatggtattttagtaaaaaaaaaaaaaaaaatctaacaaaaCTTCCTAAATGTAGATTTAGacattttttcaaagaaaaaaaaaacaactttttaagtATTTTTGAACCACGACTATTTTAAaagtaactattttttttttttttccattctaaAACCTTGGTGGGGATAATGTAAATCAACTAGCACAAAAAGCATCAAGGATGAGATGACTTGACCactaacaattataaatttcaattttggaatttattttACTTTCTAGTATTGTTTGATACGCTCATGTGTTGCATATGATATattgttaatatatttttaCTCATACTTATAAATGATATAAACATGTTTTCCTTTAAAATAAGTTACTAATTGAATGTTGATTGTTACTAAATACATTACTAATACACTCAGATTGTTGATTATTGTTAGATATATTACTGATACACTCGTGTCTTACTTCAAGTATTTAATGATAAATATTTGATACAATCATGACTTGTATATGACATATACATTTGATATGCTTAGAATATCATGCTTATAAGATGAAAAcgtatgtttattttaaaataggTTATTGATGGAATGTTGATTGTTATTGATATATTGCTAATATATTTGAAAGGTTGATTGATGTTAGATATAATATTGATACACGCTTGTTTAACTTCAAGTATTTGCTAAAAGATGACTGATACACTAATgtcttatatttgatatataccacaacatatttgaaatatttaatgttCTACCTCACTTATATTTAATAGTATGTTGATAGACTAGAGATTTAATATGTTTACTAATTGATGTTTGATAGATTATTAATACTTTACAATTTGGATATActgttgattaaaaaaaattgataggttagaaaattataaaagaaaaagattgtAAAACTTAAACCTTGCTCTTGTGAAATAAAAGATGTGAcggagaaagaaaaaataaaaaaaattgggtaGTGGAagttttttcattctttttaaaaagaaagaacaaaaggaaaaaataatacaattttaataaaaaagagtTGTGGAGTTTTGTAtgtattgttgtttttttttttctttcttttttaacagAATCTAAAGCCACCTCTCAGATAAAAATTGGGATGAATTTTGCCATAaatgcaaaattaaaaattgaagtcACAGTTgcaaaaacataaatatattttgctGTCGAATGCAATTTtcctttaatatatttatttgaaagggaaaaataatattgcaactttagaaaaataaaaatattttttaaatcaagaaTAAACTTAAAGGGTATGTTTAGTAATTTAGCCTTTTTTTTAACTTCACAAATTCTTATATAATTACTTTTTACTAAATAGAAGTCCGTTCAATTTCCCCTTATTTTCTACTTAATCACGAACCAGGTCAACAAAAAACATTAGATAAATAGTATAGATAAATACAATTAGCTAATTAGAGATGTACGAAAGAAGGCTT contains:
- the LOC120091914 gene encoding diacylglycerol kinase 5-like isoform X1; the protein is MEEFLFHVVSRSAERVKGKLLAMGSFMSEINLKDFYIPNYILSIGSEVERVSHLPVCPVIVFINSKSGGQLGGELLVRYRALLNKNQVFDLGESRPDKVLHQLYHNFGMLKDNGDLLAAHIEKNLRLIVAGGDGTASWLLGVVSDMKLPQPPSIATVPLGTGNNLHFSFGWGKKNPGTDSQSVESFLSQVRSAREMKIDSWHILMRMRSPKEGSSDSIAPLELPHCLHAFHQDNWHVFRGGFWNYFSIGMDAQVSYAFHSERKLHPENFKNQLTNQKAYLKIACKQGWFVSPLCHPTSRNIANLATVKIMTRDGIWEDLVIPSSIRSIICLNLPSFSGGLDPWGDPSKNKLRDRDLTPPYVDDGLIEIVGFRNAWHGLVLLAPNGHGTRLGQAKRVQFEFHKGAINHAYMRIDGEPWKQPLSVEDDKVAIEISHSGRVSMLANLPCRAKSVHDPSSTHSCGIKHYVYKDHEFAEEYEVVRKFGAASTFKYVDASDTVHYQ
- the LOC120091914 gene encoding diacylglycerol kinase 5-like isoform X2 gives rise to the protein MGSFMSEINLKDFYIPNYILSIGSEVERVSHLPVCPVIVFINSKSGGQLGGELLVRYRALLNKNQVFDLGESRPDKVLHQLYHNFGMLKDNGDLLAAHIEKNLRLIVAGGDGTASWLLGVVSDMKLPQPPSIATVPLGTGNNLHFSFGWGKKNPGTDSQSVESFLSQVRSAREMKIDSWHILMRMRSPKEGSSDSIAPLELPHCLHAFHQDNWHVFRGGFWNYFSIGMDAQVSYAFHSERKLHPENFKNQLTNQKAYLKIACKQGWFVSPLCHPTSRNIANLATVKIMTRDGIWEDLVIPSSIRSIICLNLPSFSGGLDPWGDPSKNKLRDRDLTPPYVDDGLIEIVGFRNAWHGLVLLAPNGHGTRLGQAKRVQFEFHKGAINHAYMRIDGEPWKQPLSVEDDKVAIEISHSGRVSMLANLPCRAKSVHDPSSTHSCGIKHYVYKDHEFAEEYEVVRKFGAASTFKYVDASDTVHYQ